A window of Benincasa hispida cultivar B227 chromosome 9, ASM972705v1, whole genome shotgun sequence genomic DNA:
aatttaaaaattaatataattttataaattataaatttaatattcatatattaattattttaatagtataaaataaAACAGAGAATTCATTTAAAAGGGGGAGAGAAAACTCACACTTTTATATGGATATCATCTATAGGTATAAAGAATACATGAGAATAGCTTAAAACTTTAAAACTTGTACCAAAGAAGGGACATGTATCCCCTATCTATTTCTACATTTATTCTCATCCCAATTCCGCCTcctaatattaataaatatcacATGTTAGATCAACGCCTTTTGGTGGCTGATTTGAACCTCATTTATCATCTTGGTTCATTTTAGTATCCCGTCTCCTTAAATTTGTTCTATATTAGTCCAACTgacaattataatttattgtgacttattattttaaaaattaaatttataaatattacttttatccattgatttttatgtttttgttgaCTCAAAATTAAAGtcgaattttgaaaactaaaattggtatTAAGAAAAAACtagctaaaaattcaaatacttGCGTGAGAAATGTGAAAAACAAGAATAAGAAATTGTGGAACAAAAAGGATTATTAAATCTTAAAACTCAAAAATTCAAATgagatttaattattaaatataaaaagtaataataaaaaaagtttgcatttttatagtttaattttattaaataagaaaaaaaatttgtaatcaaagaTAAAGAAATGAATATAATAAGCTGAAGTTCCACTTTGTGATCTGAAAATATATAGAAATATAAATGGGTAGGAAAATATGTTGGAATTGTTATAATTGTGTTGGTTCAAAAGTGGCAGAAAAAAGTGTGACAATGGGAaagcaggaaaaaaaaaaaaaagaaagcatgTGAATAAGATATTATAAAGTTGAATTCATACTTCACCGAGGAAAATAAGAGATAGAGAAGTAAAAAGTGGGGTTGGTTTGATTTTTATTCCTTCAAACTTGTTATTATGAGATAAGATGGATAAATGCCacaacaattataaattttattagtAAGATTATATGTGAATGAAacagagaattaatatttagacTAAACAAAATTTGCTTTTAAGATTCCTCATCCAAATGTTTGAGTGCATAATTAAAAAATGGAAGACAGAATTAAGTAAGTTTATGTTCAAACTGAAGAGGAAAATAGGTAATGTAAGgaaataaaatagtaaaagtCAAAGAAGTGAATTAAAAAGTAGTTGGAAAGTTGAGACatgaaaactaatttaaaaccTAAAAAATTTGATAGTGATTATCATATAAGTGAAAGTGAAAAGGACAGAGAGCAGCCATGGCTATGGAAGGTAAAAAAAATGGATTGGGGATTTGGTAATTTTTAAATAGCAAATGGAGCAGTTGCAGAATTATTCCATTTTGAAAACTTTATGGATCTGACCTCTTAAAATCTTCAGTGGGGAGGAAAGAGAGAAATTGGCATTTGTTGAAGAGAGATGCAGAGAGGGAAGCCATTTGCTGCtgaaaaatgcgatccaaaATGGAATTAAACAAATCACATTGGCTGTTGCAGTGTCCACCATCCACATGATACTCATACTGTTCCCCTTTTTGAATTCATCGTCTGTACTGTGAAGTTATGCCATCTCCGCTGAAAATCGACGACAGATTTTTTTAAGTCAATATTCACAACAGAAACAGAACTACCAGAACGGCCGATTTTAAATTCAGGGGAATCGCCTTCGCTTACAACTTGAATACATCCACAATTTTCAGTAATTACatgaatttgattaagaaagcTATTTACAACACGGAGGAAGGAAGGAAGGAAGGAAAGAACAAGAATCGCAGTAGTTAAGAGAAAAACCCTAGGGCTAAGGTAAGAACCTATTCGTCTTATCATCTCCTTCCTCTTTTACTCTGGATTCCGTCCCACCGTTCGAACTTGAGCTCGCCGGAAAACCGCCGCACTTCTGGCACTGACTTACCACCAGAATCTGACGGCAGGAAGGACAGGAAGAGTGAGATCGGAACCACATATCGATGCAGGACATGTGAAATCCATGGCCACACTGCGGCAACACCCGAATTTCATCACCGACAACGAACTCCGCGAGGCAGATCGCGCAATCTGAGAACTGAGCAGAAAACTCAGCGGTGAAGGTGTACTTCGGAAGAGACCTCAGGATCTTCTTTTTGAGACCTTTGTTGGAGGCAGGAGGCGGAGGAGAACGAGTGGAAGCAGCGCCGCCACCATCGCCGGCGAGGTGGCGTAGCCAGGCGCAGCGAGCAACAGCAACAAGACCGAGAACGCAAATCAAGGCGCAGAGGAGGGCAGCGAGGATTATGACGAAGTCAGAGTCATACCTCTCGGGCTCGGGCGTGTCGGAGATGGCGGAGGAGTTGACGCCGGCAAGGTACCTGAAGGGACGCATTTGAAGCGGCGAGAGAAAGGAAGAGACCTATAAGATGAGAGATGAGAAGGGCAGTCGTTTTGAATCAACCGTGGGCGTAACGTTTGTCGTTTCGAGGGGATTTTGAGGGGCTTTTATACTGGACACGGGAATCGGGCTTGCGTTTTTCCGCTTTTCGGAGCTTCCGATTAGACTCACCCACCCCAATTCTAACGGCGTTTATATAGACGCCACCATCTAAATTCATTACTATTAATTTACATTATATATACTCAATAGACATTAATAAGTAATaatcttcctttcttttttttttttttcgtctAAAAGGGTCCAAGCCCTCTTCCCTACGTTTAAGTTCAACAAGCATTTAACTATAAAGaaattataattcaaatacaattcagcaattattattaataattaagtttgttACACCACATGCCAGACACTAATAACCTACTTTTGAAaagtcattgtttttttttttaaaaaaaaaattgcttaaGTTCTTATTATTGAGTTTAACATGTGAGTTAGATGATAAAAATTTATGACATCTTGATACATTTCTTAGACGGTAAAATTAGATTAATATTGGGcgggaataaaaaaaaaaaaaaccaaataaagaATTGGGTTAAGATCATGTTTTAGTTGAAAGAAATGTATAaaattacatataataaccCTATTAATAATGTCCATTAAGATTCATATTACTTAATAATGATATTTGGTTAGTGGACCATAGTCCAAATTCAACGCATGGAGACAAAATATAAATGGATTAACAAATCATAGTGTTACATCTTATGAAATTATAAACATCCACCTTGTTGCTCCTCAATCTCTTGTTTTTGTATGATGGGAAAGGACCGTAGTAACTCATTTTCATCCAAGAACACACTCTTGAACCTCAATTccttcaaaattataaataaaagaaaaaagagttgACATTTTAAGGCATAAGTATGAGGAAGTAGAGGTGTTTttagttgggttgggttcataagaggaaagaaaagagagaCAATTAAATAGAATTAGAAGACGTATGAGTTACTTCCACAAAGGTAGTgatcaatttcaaaataaaaatttgatggaATCAATACTCATTCAATTAACATGAGTACAAAAATATCTGAAAACCACGAATTAAGTTTCGTATCAAAAGAGTGAAAATATCGAACAAAAACTAAAACCCTTTCCCTACGCCATTTGGGTCGAATCCAAAACCACTATTATTATTAACAAACTGCAAAAAACCATCAATCAAACAACCAGTATTTTAGTGATTTGATACTAAGAAAGATGGAACAAATCCTCTCTCTTTTTAGGTAGTTGGATTAAGGTGCTGGCTAAAAAGGTAAAAATTAGAACACCGCATCTCTCGTCCATCTGTTTTTTCACTTTCTGaatttttcaaacttaaaaTAAACTTGGAAGTTGGAACTGATTCCCTCTCATGGAACACTCCTATTGGTTCACAGTAAAAGCAAGACACAACACACTATTTTTCGCTCAAAACGACATCATTTTGAAGCAAAATGAGGTTGAACTTGGACTTGAATCCGAGGTTGGGGAAACCCAACAACGTGTTGTGTAGACAAACTGTCTGTTGATTTGAGTTAGGCTTTCCTTTTTCTTAGATGACCAAAGGAAAATGTcaagaagaggaggagatggGAGAGCAGAGGCATCCTAGCAATGACAAGGCACTTTCGACGACGCATCAAGAAAGGAAAATCCTTGATTCTGCTCCACAAAATGACACTTGGGACAACCATCCAATCCAATCTCCCTTGCCAACAACACCAATTTATTGCGTCTCTTTCTGAAAATGATATCCACAACACTTGAAATTTCTGCTTTTCCTTTTGTTAATAAAACAATAGGCCAATATACAAATAAGGCTGTCACGTTTTCTCTATCAAAGCCGCCCTCTAACTCCTGAAAATTAATATCCAACCAGGCTCAAAAGCTAAAAGCTAAAGCCTAAAGGAGTAGAGAAAAGGTGACATGGCCAGAGACCGAAGTAGAAATTTGGTGCGTTTGGCACTAAGAAGAGTGGTGCTTTTGTTGTATTTTAGAGGGTCGTAATGTGTCAGGCTAAGATACGACACCAAACAATTGATTTAACATTTTGATTATATTAAGAATAATAGCATGTAAAGAATTCCATGTTCTGTTAAAAAAACTTCCCCTACTCAAGACTAGGCTGTTGTGTTTTCTCCTCGTTCTTCCAAAAGAATGCTCAACTTCTTGTTCAGTGGAGGATCAAAAATCTGGTTCTCGAATCAGCTCAGGCCCCACCTTTTTCAGGCTGCACCACTTCTAAAAGCTCGATGTTCAATTCAAAAGTAGCTCCAGGCTGCCAAATACAAAGCAGGATTACATGTAAATCTCATAACCATACAACTAAAAGGTTGTTATCTTATCTCTATCTCAATCCTCCACGCAATAATTGACATAAATAACATAAGTAAACCAAAGGGCACTTGACTTGACCGTTTCTTGGATTCCTCCACTCATGACACTTGCATACAAGAAAAAAGGGGCTAAATTATGGCTTTTGCCCATAAACTTTATATGGATTTTTTAATTCTGCAATTAATCTTTTGAACTTTTGAAATACACCCTTTACAACTTTTGTATTGTATCAAACCACTAttcattttaaaagtatatttaaGGTTTCAATTTCGCTATCAAATAATATACAGCATTCTTGTTTTGTCCTTAAAgtatatgtatgttttttttttctttttttttctttctttctttatttttttttcttttttttattattattattattattattattattttgtatttcccTTAATGAAGTAACTTGAACaggttattttaaaaaattgaattaaaaaatttaacggtgtatttgaaactttttttacTAAAGAATAAAGAGGATGCCTGAAAAATAGACATCGTTGGTTGAGGGGTGAAAAAGTGTAAACCAAAACATATGTGCACATGTTTcatgataaaaagaaataactttTTTCAGTACAATGTTCTGAGATCAAACTGGATGATATGACAACAAAACCAGGGAGTTAGGCCAAATTTTAATCCCGTGTTTTCATGCGTTCACATGCAAGTGAGATCagacaatttttaaaatagtttctGTCAAAAAGTGAtacaaaaaaaaaggtaaattatTGACTTACTTGAAGTAATGGATAATTAGACACCATACTCGAGACTTCACTGACATTTACAACTTTAATTCAGGACTAACTTTTTTAGTTCCGAGTTTTCATGCATTCACATACAAGTGTAAGTAAGTTTCAAAATAGTTGATGGATCACAATGTAAATGATTGAAGTACTTTATGtaatagaaaaatatcataCTCGAAACCTcaaaaatatctaaaatttaaatcaagGGACTTACTGGAATTTCATTCATTCCCTTTTGACCATATCCAGCCTCAGGGGGAACAATCACCTTACGCtggaaaatgaaggaaaatggGAGAGACTCAAGAGAATAtaataaagaggaagaagattatcaacacATCAAGCATATGTTAAAACTAGATACCTTTCCTCCAACTTTCATCCCTTCGGTTATGGAGTACATTGCTGGTGGGGGTTTAGGTGCAGCCTGTGCTGAAAATAGACCATTTGGATTGTCCACAAAATCACGCTTCCGCTCCTTCCCGGGCGGGGCTCCTACTTTGAACTCATAAGGCTGATCAAACCAAGGGACAACATACATTAGAAATTCAATTGGGCTCTAAAATATCACGTCTTTCTGAGGAAGAAATAAGAATTTTATATTACATCCAGATGATTCATCACTATATTGACCTAGAGCTGAAGTTGTTGACTAAAAAACATTTAATCCTATGATATATTCTTAACATTAATCATCACGCTCGTACACATTCCTTCTTTAGATAACAACTGATTAAACTAAATTCACGTAAGCAAAATGTAAGAACCTGGGCGATAACACGATTTCCAGCCAAGAGTTTCGATTCTCGACTTGACACAGCTGTAATCCCTCTATAGAGGCAATCAAAGTGCACCTGTAATCGAAAGCTAATAcagaaaaaagttaaaattcaaATACAGGCAAAATAGCTCTCAAATTTCCCAAACAGATTACCTGAACTGTGGAACCCTTCTCTGCCACAGGACCCTTTCCCTCCTCGACATCGTAGTACTTGAGTCCATTTGCTGTAATCAAAATGTCATTGCAAATGTGAATCAAAGAAAATCTACAGAGAAATGCTCCTCATAATCCAGATTTTCCAACCATTAAAGGAGAGATTTCGACGGGTATTTTGTTAAATCAACAAACGTCACAGATCTGTCTGAGTCCTGGAAACAAGACTATAAACACCCCAAGAGCTCAACTTGTAGTGAATCAAACTTCCACTTCATTTCagtagaattttaaattttggatatGGAAATTGAATAATATGTCGTAGTTACTGATCAAGACTATATGATTTTCTACCTATTAAAAGTATTAAGAGGAAGGATTGAGATTACTAACGACTGGTGAGATAATCCTCGAGAGGAATGGTCTTCTTGTTCCTT
This region includes:
- the LOC120086173 gene encoding RING-H2 finger protein ATL8; amino-acid sequence: MRPFRYLAGVNSSAISDTPEPERYDSDFVIILAALLCALICVLGLVAVARCAWLRHLAGDGGGAASTRSPPPPASNKGLKKKILRSLPKYTFTAEFSAQFSDCAICLAEFVVGDEIRVLPQCGHGFHMSCIDMWFRSHSSCPSCRQILVVSQCQKCGGFPASSSSNGGTESRVKEEGDDKTNSGDGITSQYRR
- the LOC120086172 gene encoding peptidyl-prolyl cis-trans isomerase FKBP18, chloroplastic; protein product: MAVSVPKSLDSCPIDRLLPQIRSQSSPNQRENARQEVFSLPISRRSAILISSLPFTLVSVSPSKARERRNKKTIPLEDYLTSPNGLKYYDVEEGKGPVAEKGSTVQVHFDCLYRGITAVSSRESKLLAGNRVIAQPYEFKVGAPPGKERKRDFVDNPNGLFSAQAAPKPPPAMYSITEGMKVGGKRKVIVPPEAGYGQKGMNEIPPGATFELNIELLEVVQPEKGGA